A single Opisthocomus hoazin isolate bOpiHoa1 chromosome 1, bOpiHoa1.hap1, whole genome shotgun sequence DNA region contains:
- the CASQ2 gene encoding calsequestrin-2 has product MKTTCWILAGFYLLFCCKAEEGLNFPTYDGKDRVIDLNEKNYKQALKKYDMLCLLFHEPVSSDKVSQKQFQMTEMVLELAAQVLEPRSIGFGMVDSKKDAKLAKKLGLVEEGSLYVFKEERLIEFDGELATDVLVEFLLDLLEDPVEIINSKLELQAFDQIDEEIKLIGYFKGEDSEHYKAFEEAAEHFQPYIKFFATFDKGVAKKLGLKMNEVDFYEPFMDEPVHIPDKPYTEEELVEFVKEHKRATLRKLRPEDMFETWEDDMEGIHIVAFAEEDDPDGFEFLEILKQVARDNTDNPDLSIVWIDPDDFPLLITYWEKTFKIDLFRPQIGVVNVTDADSIWMEIRDDDDLPTAEELEDWIEDVLSGKINTEDDDDDDDDDDDDDDDDDDDDDDNDDDDDDDDDDD; this is encoded by the exons ATGAAGACGACTTGCTGGATCCTGGCAGgtttttacctgcttttctgcTGCAAGGCAGAGGAGGGACTGAACTTCCCCACTTATGATGGAAAAGACCGAGTGATCGACCTGAATGAAAAGAATTACAAGCAGGCCCTGAAGAAGTACGACATGCTCTGCCTGCTCTTCCACGAGCCCGTGAGCTCTGACAAGGTGTCCCAGAAGCAGTTCCAGATGACAGAGATGGTCCTGGAG CTGGCAGCTCAGGTCCTGGAGCCCAGAAGCATCGGCTTTGGGATGGTGGACTCCAAGAAGGATGCCAAACTTGCTAAAAAGCTAG GCTTGGTTGAAGAGGGAAGTCTCTATGTCTTCAAGGAGGAGCGGTTGATTGAATTTGATGGGGAACTGGCCACGGATGTCTTGGTGGAATTCCTCTTGGAT CTGCTAGAAGACCCCGTGGAAATCATAAACAGCAAGCTGGAACTTCAGGCCTTTGACCAAATCGATGAGGAAATCAAACTCATCGGCTACTTCAAAGGAGAAGACTCTGAAC ATTACAAGGCATTTGAAGAAGCCGCCGAACACTTCCAGCCATACATCAAGTTCTTTGCCACCTTCGACAAAGGG gttgccaagaAGCTAGGTCTGAAGATGAATGAGGTGGACTTCTATGAACCGTTTATGGACGAGCCTGTTCACATTCCTGATAAGCCATACACAGAAGAGGAGCTGGTTGAATTCGTGAAGGAGCACAAAAG gGCCACCTTGCGGAAGCTGCGCCCAGAGGACATGTTTGAGACGTGG GAGGATGACATGGAGGGAATCCACATTGTGGCCTTCGCTGAAGAAGATGACCCAG ATGGTTTTGAGTTCCTGGAAATCCTGAAGCAGGTTGCCAGGGACAACACCGATAATCCCGATCTGAGCATTGTCTGGATTGACCCCGACGACTTTCCTCTG CTGATCACCTACTGGGAGAAGACCTTCAAGATTGACCTGTTCAGACCACAGATCGGGGTGGTGAATGTCACAGAT GCTGACAGCATCTGGATGGAGATCAGAGATGATGATGACCTGCCCACGGCTGAGGAGCTGGAGGACTGGATAGAGGACGTGCTTTCTGGGAAGATAAATACTGAAGATGATGACGATGATGACGatgatgacgatgatgatgaCGATGACGATGATGACGACGACGATGACAACGACGATGATGATGACGACGACGATGACGATGATTAA